One segment of Panicum virgatum strain AP13 chromosome 1K, P.virgatum_v5, whole genome shotgun sequence DNA contains the following:
- the LOC120708880 gene encoding glutaredoxin-like, with translation MALAKAKEIVASTPVVVISKTYCPFCTRVKQLLAQLGANYKAVELDVESDGSDLQSALAEWTGQRTVPNVFVKGERIGGCDATMAMHNGGKLVPLLTEAGAISAPPPRHCNSVSVDSILLVWWLHAIVVLLLWLL, from the exons ATGGCGCTCGCGAAGGCCAAGGAGATCGTCGCCTCCACCCCTGTTGTCGTCATCAG CAAAACTTATTGTCCTTTCTGCACCCGAGTAAAGCAACTGCTAGCACAGCTGGGGGCGAATTACAAGGCTGTTGAATTGGATGTGGAAA GTGATGGATCTGATTTGCAATCAGCTCTCGCTGAGTGGACGGGGCAGAGAACTGTTCCGAATGTCTTCGTTAAAGGAGAGCGTATCGGTGGCTGTGATG CGACCATGGCAATGCACAACGGTGGGAAGCTGGTGCCTCTGCTGACGGAGGCTGGAGCAAttagtgccccccccccccggcactGCAACTCCGTCTCTGTAGACAGCATTCTGCTCGTTTGGTGGTTACATGCAATTGTTGTACTACTACTGTGGTTGTTGTAA